Part of the Cuculus canorus isolate bCucCan1 chromosome 17, bCucCan1.pri, whole genome shotgun sequence genome is shown below.
GATGACAGTGCCCGGGCTCAGCACCGAGATGCACGCGTTCCCAAAGACATTGTTGCCAATGCAGGTGCGAAGACTCCCGAGCAAGCGGTACGTCCGTGGGCATCTCCTGCAGTTCCTGGGCACGCACATGCCCTGGTTCACAAGGTAGAAGGTGAACCACTCCCCGCTGGGCGTGCTGTTCATTTTCCATCCTTGCGGGAGGCTGCAGTTTGAGAAAGCTTTGTAGAGGGTCTCAAACTCACACAGGATGGTCTGGAAGTTGCGCTCCAGCAACTCTACATCGTGCTTTTGAGCGTCCCTGGAGAAATAGGGCATGGTCGGCAAGTCTGGCAAGAAGAAGACTTCTGGCTTCTGGATGGACGGCCGGCTGTTGAGGTAGCGGCCCTGCTCGCGGATGCCCTTGTGGATCCTGCCCATGCCGGACCAAGAGTAGCGCTTGGCGTACTCCTGCAGGTTGTGGTAGAGTTTCTGGTTGAGCCCATCGTGGTGCGTACAGCGCACGCACTCGGGCGAGTGGCAGTAGACGTACCCGTTCTGCACGCCGTTGGCCTCGGCGCTCTGCATCAACGCGTTGACTGGGGCGTAGGCGCGGGGCTGCTCCCGCCCCACGTGGTAGCAGTACCACACGAAAAGGACTAGGAGGCAGGCAACGGCGGCGAGGGCAGTGGCGTCGCAGTCCCGGAAAGACTGAATACCAGTGGCGATGAAATCCCGGAGTCCATCCAAGGACCAGCTCCAGTCCATCAGCCACTCCAAAGACATGGTGGTGCAGCAGGTGGTGGGTGCGCGCAGGGGAGCCCGCCGGTCAGTCCTCGTGCTCCTCAGAGGCACCCACACCATGCAGCTCggccagggcaggaggggaaggggctgccaTGGGGAAGCAGAGCTGCGACTCTCCCCTGCACACCCGTGGGCTCTGCATCGGCGGCAGCAGCCGGCAGCTCCAGAGAAGGCTGCCCTGGGGATCCCAGTGCCGTGGGTCAGCAGTGACGCGCCCGGAGGGTCCTGGCTGGCACTCCTGGGCAGATCATCCCGAAAGCAGCACCGGagggaggctctggggaaaGAAATCCAAAGGTGTTAGGGAGGAAGCTTCCCCCtggggtccctctgggggttcaGAGTGCAGCCAGGACTGCACAGAAAACTGGCTCCTTGCAGGAGGGTGATGGATGAGGAGCCCTCCATCATCCCATGCTGAGAAAAGCCCCATCCCTCCCAACAGCATCTTCTGCAACTATCCAAATCAAATAACGGGGTAATCCAGGCCCCTCCCAGGGCAACCATCTCCCCTcctgctctttctctcctttctttcctcctgttgCTGCCTTATCGCGTCTGAAATCCAGCTGATAAGGCAGGAGCAAAGCTGGGAATAGATACTTAACAGCCCTATCTTGCAGCACATCAGTTTATCCCCTTGATCTAAATGCTCTGAAATGACTCTCCCTCCAGAGACTGAGCTGACAACCCCGagcctgccctgcagctctgccctctgGGGATGCACGAGCTTGGTGCTCATCCAGCCTGGTGAGGGCACGTTGGTGATGGTGGCACGTCGTGGTGGGCTTGTTTGATTTCACTAACCAAAGGTTACCAGCTCCAAGGTCACAGCACTGTCACAGCTCTTGGGCAAGCAGCTGGGCAAAGAGAAGATGCTTCAGGTCCTTGTGACAATCAGCAATGTTTGCTCGCCCCAAACTCCATCCCTGGGCACCTCTGAGCAGCAGGGGCAGGCAAGGCAATGGGTGAGAAAGAGTGGAGAAATATAAATGAGGTTGGGAAGCATGCTGCCAGGGTGGAAAGAGAGCCTTGTAATTACTGACGTGCAGCATTTAACGCAGCTGAACAGCAGAATCCACAAACCAGGTCTCCACACCAAGCAGATGCTCAGGCTGGGCATGTGTGGAAGGTCACAGCCTGCTCCAGAGCACCGAAAGCAGAGTGAAGGATACAGGTTCTCACCCGGTTCACCTGTGCTGCACCCAGACTGCACCTCCTGAGCAGTGtcagctgctgcacagcccCACGCAGGGCAGGGCGGTGCAGGGTGGCAGGAACTGCAGGGCAAACAGCTCTCCACGCAGGAGGAGTGGAAAAAGGATCATACAGGTAAcggggagggaggaagatgcTGTGGGTCGTCATCTGTAAGAGCACTGAACTGAAGGAGTAGGTTGGCTTTATCAGCCAGGGAAGCCTTCCCAACCCTCCCTGCCAAGGTCCTGCAGGCCGTTAATGAACGCGCATTTCCCTATTAATTGCCATGGGGATGCCCTTCAGCTGGTGGAGCCTTGGCGGGGACCTGACCCTGCAGCTGTGCACcttgtgcagggctggggatgctgccTTAAGGCAGTTCTACACCCCGGGGAGGGACACCCGCACAGCCAACCTCCCTTCATCCTACTTCCTTGTAGGACGCTGCCTGTGTGCCCCATCCCGGGATCTCCACGTGGCACGTCACAGCCTCCTGGGAATTCTACGCTAACTTTCCTCCATCCCCACCGGCTGGCATCCCTCCAGATGCACTGATTTCTCCAGCTCAGGCCTTGGCTCCCTGGGCGCAGCCGTGGAGCCGGTCCCAGGGGTGTTCCCCACAGCTGGCACGATTGCCCTGCGGTTCTCCCTGGCGCCCGTAAAGGCAGGCAGAGCCCTGATGTGATCTGTATTCTGGGCAGCTCTCACTCTGcctcagccctgcagccaggctCGTTCAGGAGCTCACAGACAACACAAGCGCACGGCAGGAGCCGAGCCGGGGGGTCCCCACAGCCTTAAGGTCCCCAAGCTGGAACCCCTCATGCCCCAGCAAGGGCGGCACAGCACAAACACAGCCCCACTGCTGCGCTGTTGACacctgaaacaaaaagaatgagGGGGAAAGCAGCAGCGCAGTAAGAGATCAAAGCCCATGTGCAACCTTAGGGTTGCTGAGCCCTGGGCTGTGCGGGGATGCTTCGAGCAGACCCTTCTGCAGTGATtcagcccagcagctgcctcctgcgCTGGCACGGGCAGCAAACCTGCCCAAACCTACCTTCTCTgtgctggtggcagcagagAAGGGCCCCAAATGCTGGCAGCACTCCTGGCAGACTCTACGTGGCCAGGACCTGCTGCCCACCGCCTTGGTGCCGCCAGCTTTGCAGCCCGGCTGCATGCAGCGCCGTGGCCCAGCGTAAAGCACCCCTGGCCCAAGATCCAAGAAAAAGCTCGCCAGCTGATAATAAACAGCAGAGTCAGCCCAGAAGAGTAGAAATCAATTCCACATCGCATTGAAGTTGTGCAGGACGTGGAGGCGAGCACCGTGCCAGGCAGCAGCGGTGTTACATAATGAAGGCAGAGAGGCTTCAATGCAGCAGAAAGTTGCATCCTGGTGGCTCCGTGGCAGCCCTGGCATCTCCTGGAGGAGGCAGGTTTTGCTCAGCCCAGCTGGGATCCCCAGGCCATGTGCCCCATGGTGACGAGAACACATGGCAGGGCTGTTCTCAGCCCGGCACTGGTGGTGTCGCCTTTGGGAGAGGTGCGAGGAGACTCCTCGGGACGCAGGAGCGCTGGGGTGAGGCAGGGCGCCGGCTGCTACTACAGAGCTGGATCAGGGCCAGGAAGCCGCAGGCGCTCGTGTCGCCCTTTCCTCTGGTGCCCTATCCCAGCAGTGTCACCCAGTGCGCTGGTCTTACCCAGTGTGACGGTGTCACGCAGCGTGGCAGCATCAGCTGGGATCACCGATGCATCACCCGGTGTGGCTGCAATACCCAGTGAGGTGACATCAGCTGGTGTCACCAGTGTGGTGGCATCACCGGGTGTGGTGGCATCAGCCAATGTGGCTACATCACCCGGTGTGGTGGCATTACCCAGTGTGGTGGCATCAGCTGAGGGTCACCGGTGTGGCTGCATCACCTGGTGTGGTGGCATCATCCAGTGTGGTGGCATCAGCTGGTGCTGTGGCATCACCCGCTGTGGCTGCATCACTTCGCAGGGCAGCATCACCTGGCATGGTGGCATCACCCGGTGTGATGGCATCACCTGGTGTGGCTGCATCAtctggtgtcactggtgtggCTGTATCACCCAGTGTGGCTCCATCACCTGGCACGGTGGCATCACCCAGTGTGGCTGCATCCCCCGGTGCCGTGGCATTCCCCGGCGTGGCTGCATCCCCCGGCGTGGCCGCGGTGCCCGCGGTGCCGGTGTC
Proteins encoded:
- the ASPHD2 gene encoding aspartate beta-hydroxylase domain-containing protein 2 isoform X1; translated protein: MYARASLRCCFRDDLPRSASQDPPGASLLTHGTGIPRAAFSGAAGCCRRCRAHGCAGESRSSASPWQPLPLLPWPSCMVWVPLRSTRTDRRAPLRAPTTCCTTMSLEWLMDWSWSLDGLRDFIATGIQSFRDCDATALAAVACLLVLFVWYCYHVGREQPRAYAPVNALMQSAEANGVQNGYVYCHSPECVRCTHHDGLNQKLYHNLQEYAKRYSWSGMGRIHKGIREQGRYLNSRPSIQKPEVFFLPDLPTMPYFSRDAQKHDVELLERNFQTILCEFETLYKAFSNCSLPQGWKMNSTPSGEWFTFYLVNQGMCVPRNCRRCPRTYRLLGSLRTCIGNNVFGNACISVLSPGTVIAEHYGPTNIRIRCHLGLKTPSNCELVVGGEPQCWAEGRCLLFDDSFLHTAFHEGSPEEGPRVVFMVDLWHPNVAAAERQALDFIFAPGR
- the ASPHD2 gene encoding aspartate beta-hydroxylase domain-containing protein 2 isoform X2 is translated as MVWVPLRSTRTDRRAPLRAPTTCCTTMSLEWLMDWSWSLDGLRDFIATGIQSFRDCDATALAAVACLLVLFVWYCYHVGREQPRAYAPVNALMQSAEANGVQNGYVYCHSPECVRCTHHDGLNQKLYHNLQEYAKRYSWSGMGRIHKGIREQGRYLNSRPSIQKPEVFFLPDLPTMPYFSRDAQKHDVELLERNFQTILCEFETLYKAFSNCSLPQGWKMNSTPSGEWFTFYLVNQGMCVPRNCRRCPRTYRLLGSLRTCIGNNVFGNACISVLSPGTVIAEHYGPTNIRIRCHLGLKTPSNCELVVGGEPQCWAEGRCLLFDDSFLHTAFHEGSPEEGPRVVFMVDLWHPNVAAAERQALDFIFAPGR